The following are from one region of the Heterodontus francisci isolate sHetFra1 chromosome 34, sHetFra1.hap1, whole genome shotgun sequence genome:
- the LOC137348698 gene encoding centromere protein W-like — MKYRAHGTPWDRYRVKLPRVLPWRSLQSVIRKHKPQLQLSKDIHIMVHLNCLSFLHHLAVEARTKAVESKSSIIHPNHIMEVAKAVLKKSRG; from the exons ATGAAATATCGAGCACACG gtaCACCATGGGATAGATATCGAGTAAAGCTTCCCCGAGTGCTACCGTGGAGGAGCCTCCAGTCTGTCATCAGGAAACACAAACCGCAGCTGCAGCTCAGCAAGGACATCCACATCATGGTACATTTAAACTGTCTCTCATTCCTTCATCATTTGGCAGTGGAGGCTCGGACTAAAGCTGTTGAATCAAAGAGTTCTATCATTCACCCAAACCACATCATGGAAGTGGCAAAGgctgttttgaagaagagtagaggcTGA